The following are encoded together in the Bacteroidales bacterium MB20-C3-3 genome:
- a CDS encoding porin family protein → MKRVSVLIILLFSLTPLLSQEEQEPSLRWSFSPQVGTDLGVTLPYPMSAIGGIFNPYPDILPSLGARTSFRFKQGWVMGAEVTYKTVSMTANARVENQMMLSGNGDTKQYFSGTAFLSSSFTQLEVPLYVKYMIGKKGIHRALLGGYWSYILEGRFSTEARKGYIGSEPDRADNIVDPDYPILMDFSQALGDWDAGILIGYELGINERLNMGIRVMTGLRDIFGGSTPFEYSMIHLRGTIVVSYNIFETKR, encoded by the coding sequence ATGAAGAGAGTCTCTGTACTTATAATTTTGTTATTCTCTTTAACACCTCTCCTTTCACAGGAGGAGCAGGAACCTTCACTAAGGTGGAGTTTCTCCCCTCAGGTTGGAACTGATCTGGGGGTTACTCTTCCCTATCCTATGAGTGCCATAGGTGGAATTTTTAATCCCTATCCGGATATTTTGCCATCGCTTGGAGCAAGAACTTCGTTCAGATTCAAACAGGGATGGGTGATGGGTGCTGAGGTTACATATAAGACAGTCTCTATGACCGCAAATGCAAGGGTGGAGAATCAGATGATGCTCTCAGGAAATGGCGATACAAAACAGTATTTCTCCGGAACAGCTTTTCTTAGCAGCAGTTTCACTCAGTTAGAGGTTCCTCTGTATGTAAAATATATGATTGGTAAGAAAGGTATTCACAGAGCCTTGCTTGGTGGATACTGGTCTTATATTCTGGAGGGTAGATTTTCAACGGAAGCAAGAAAGGGGTATATAGGATCAGAACCTGACAGAGCCGATAACATTGTTGACCCGGACTATCCAATTCTTATGGATTTTTCACAGGCACTCGGTGACTGGGATGCCGGTATATTAATTGGATATGAGCTTGGAATAAATGAGAGGCTCAATATGGGAATCAGAGTTATGACAGGACTCAGAGATATATTTGGAGGGTCTACCCCTTTTGAGTACAGTATGATTCATTTAAGAGGGACCATTGTAGTAAGCTATAATATCTTTGAAACAAAGAGGTAG
- a CDS encoding M28 family peptidase yields the protein MNYFLRRSIFTATFTLLTFTVSLGQFRDIERIAASVSEERQKNLLSFFADDVMEGRASNSNGALMSLATVSRLFASWEMIPFYSQTFIRSFKMGELTGRNLAGVVLANGYSDKYIVVSAHYDHLGKLGGKIYNGADDNASGVTVMVTLANLFYQLRNSPVHLRHNIIFLMLDGKENNMAGSEEFIKNLPVHPSKILFNLNIDQIGTTFAPPGSAENYILIVGDKKGREMARAKASNARRDSGNMIEPDFTFYGSPAFAELFFKTSDQYSFSKKGIPSVLVTSGIHMHTYKTTDDHYFINYPVMSNRTKFLFHLIYQISSSY from the coding sequence ATGAACTATTTCCTGAGGCGTTCCATATTTACCGCCACCTTTACGCTCCTTACTTTTACTGTTTCACTGGGACAATTCAGAGATATAGAGAGGATTGCAGCATCGGTTAGTGAAGAGAGACAAAAAAATCTGCTCTCTTTTTTTGCAGATGATGTTATGGAGGGGAGAGCCTCAAACAGTAACGGAGCATTAATGTCTCTGGCTACTGTCTCCAGACTCTTTGCCTCCTGGGAGATGATTCCCTTCTACTCACAGACATTCATCCGCAGTTTTAAAATGGGGGAGTTAACAGGAAGAAATCTTGCTGGTGTTGTTCTAGCTAATGGCTATTCCGATAAATATATTGTTGTATCTGCCCACTACGACCATCTGGGCAAACTTGGCGGTAAAATATACAATGGTGCAGACGACAACGCCTCCGGTGTAACTGTTATGGTAACTCTGGCAAATCTCTTCTATCAGCTGAGAAACAGCCCTGTTCATCTGAGGCACAATATTATATTTCTTATGCTGGACGGAAAAGAGAATAATATGGCCGGTTCAGAAGAGTTTATAAAAAACCTGCCCGTTCATCCATCTAAAATACTTTTCAACCTTAATATTGATCAGATAGGGACTACTTTTGCCCCACCGGGATCAGCTGAAAACTACATTCTTATAGTAGGTGACAAAAAGGGAAGAGAGATGGCAAGAGCCAAGGCATCAAATGCAAGAAGAGATTCCGGGAATATGATTGAGCCCGATTTCACATTTTACGGAAGTCCCGCCTTTGCTGAACTATTCTTTAAAACCTCTGATCAGTACTCTTTTTCCAAAAAGGGAATCCCCTCCGTTCTGGTTACTTCGGGAATACATATGCATACTTACAAGACTACAGATGATCATTACTTTATTAATTATCCTGTAATGTCAAACAGAACAAAATTCCTCTTTCACCTGATTTATCAGATATCTTCGAGTTACTAG
- the mtgA gene encoding monofunctional biosynthetic peptidoglycan transglycosylase, whose amino-acid sequence MKKVLRFIFVYLPLSFFLLSLSLIVILKWVPVYVTPLMIVRSFQFIDKEDFKTVKRWRSLDKISDNMAMAVMASEDTRFLEHKGFDWTEIDNALEASKRGKRLRGASTISQQTAKNVFLFPSRSWIRKGFEAYFTLGIELIWGKKRIMEVYLNVAEMGPGIYGAEAAARELFGKSAAKLTSRESALIAGALPNPLKRRADRPSAYHNSRAGAIQRMMGMIARPEWLNDNKPKKVKLKK is encoded by the coding sequence ATGAAAAAAGTTCTGAGATTCATTTTTGTCTATCTTCCACTCTCCTTTTTTCTTCTATCGCTGTCACTGATAGTGATTTTAAAATGGGTACCTGTATATGTGACTCCACTTATGATAGTGAGAAGTTTTCAGTTTATTGACAAAGAGGATTTCAAAACAGTTAAAAGGTGGAGGAGTCTGGATAAGATTTCAGACAATATGGCAATGGCTGTTATGGCATCTGAGGATACTCGCTTTCTTGAGCATAAGGGGTTTGACTGGACAGAAATTGACAATGCACTTGAAGCCAGTAAAAGAGGTAAAAGGCTGAGGGGTGCAAGCACTATAAGCCAGCAAACTGCAAAAAATGTCTTTTTATTTCCATCCAGATCCTGGATAAGAAAGGGATTTGAGGCATATTTTACACTTGGTATTGAGTTGATTTGGGGTAAAAAGAGGATAATGGAGGTATATCTGAATGTTGCAGAGATGGGCCCGGGAATTTATGGTGCCGAGGCTGCGGCACGGGAGTTGTTTGGAAAGAGTGCAGCGAAACTGACATCCAGGGAGAGTGCTCTGATTGCCGGAGCTCTTCCGAATCCTCTTAAAAGGAGGGCGGACAGACCATCGGCCTACCACAACTCAAGAGCAGGTGCCATTCAACGGATGATGGGTATGATTGCCAGACCGGAGTGGCTAAATGATAACAAACCAAAAAAGGTTAAACTGAAAAAATGA
- a CDS encoding tetratricopeptide repeat protein, with product MKKTAPGKILYIALLAVTLFVSGNAIGQYDKQQFFYRGRQFLIEGKYVQAIENFNILSQLDTTLYESYFFRGIAKYNLGDFLGAQIDFDRTLTINPLYTPAYHYRAITLSRTGKYDLALKDLEEAVDLRPGYTGLYFSRGVTYFLSQQFEKAVEDFNRFIRYEPKVTDAYLNRGASYLFLGDTTKALNDYQTAISLNRFEPEGYIRRSRIYVLQNEIEKALQDLDQAIKLDSLNAFAYFNRALVRYNAKDIMGALGDLERVLREDPGNSLTLYNRALIRSQIGDYNNALEDYDRVLSINPNNVLAYYNRATLFVQLGRYRDAMDDYSQAINLYPDFANAYINRSYVKNQLGQFNSAKSDYEIAQKKIRDYKSRVGDTTLAHTLADTTRKFDRLLALDADFAKRDFNNELLQYRDVDIRLKPLFKFRAAPEAKLLMALENRFDSPEMEQFKRSLPVPVELTTSQPEISQKTIDEMRRLTEAKLKEKTEGRALFTKALIEAGSKQFNTALDCYNRAIGLEPDETFYYINRGALQSEMIDFISSIESNVQVLTLDNSSATRAKVQDQATRSYDYTPAIHDMKKAAALSPGFPYIYYNLGNLYCMSSDIPESIVQYTKAIELYPGFGEAYYNRGLVLIYLRDKEKGCIDLSKAGELGVKEAYPVISKYCVKEQQ from the coding sequence ATGAAAAAAACAGCACCAGGTAAAATATTATACATTGCTCTTCTTGCAGTAACTCTTTTTGTATCCGGAAATGCCATCGGACAATATGATAAACAGCAATTTTTCTACAGAGGAAGGCAGTTTTTGATTGAGGGCAAATATGTTCAGGCAATTGAGAACTTCAATATCTTATCTCAGCTTGATACAACTCTTTATGAATCATATTTTTTCAGAGGTATAGCAAAATACAATCTTGGAGATTTTCTGGGAGCACAAATTGATTTTGACAGGACTTTAACAATTAACCCTCTCTATACTCCTGCATATCACTACAGGGCTATAACCCTGAGCAGAACGGGTAAATATGATTTGGCACTTAAGGACCTGGAGGAGGCAGTTGATCTCAGACCGGGATATACAGGCCTCTACTTTAGCAGAGGGGTTACCTATTTTCTCTCCCAACAGTTTGAGAAGGCAGTTGAGGATTTTAACAGATTTATAAGGTATGAACCAAAAGTTACGGATGCCTATTTAAACAGGGGGGCCTCATATCTCTTTCTTGGGGATACCACCAAAGCGTTGAATGATTATCAGACTGCAATCTCTTTAAACAGATTTGAACCGGAAGGATATATAAGAAGGTCTCGGATTTATGTTCTCCAGAATGAGATTGAGAAGGCTCTTCAGGATCTGGATCAGGCTATAAAGTTAGATTCTTTAAATGCATTTGCCTATTTCAACAGAGCACTTGTGAGGTACAATGCCAAAGATATTATGGGAGCACTGGGAGATCTTGAGAGAGTTCTCAGGGAGGATCCGGGTAACTCTCTTACTCTCTATAACAGGGCTCTTATAAGGTCACAGATTGGGGATTATAATAATGCACTGGAGGATTACGACAGGGTTCTCTCAATTAACCCAAATAATGTTCTTGCGTATTACAACAGAGCTACACTTTTTGTACAGCTGGGCAGATACAGAGATGCAATGGATGATTACTCCCAGGCAATTAACCTCTATCCCGATTTTGCAAATGCATATATAAACCGCTCATATGTAAAGAATCAGCTTGGTCAGTTTAACTCAGCAAAAAGTGACTATGAAATAGCCCAAAAGAAGATTAGGGATTACAAATCCAGGGTAGGAGACACAACATTGGCTCACACACTTGCAGATACAACACGAAAATTTGACAGATTACTGGCACTTGATGCTGATTTTGCAAAGAGGGATTTTAATAATGAGTTGCTTCAATACAGAGATGTCGATATCAGACTTAAACCGCTGTTTAAATTCCGGGCTGCTCCTGAGGCAAAACTGTTAATGGCTCTTGAGAATAGATTTGACTCTCCGGAAATGGAACAGTTCAAACGCTCATTACCTGTTCCGGTTGAGCTTACAACCTCCCAGCCTGAGATATCTCAGAAAACAATTGATGAGATGAGGAGACTGACAGAGGCAAAGCTAAAGGAGAAGACTGAGGGGAGGGCTCTCTTCACAAAAGCTCTCATAGAAGCGGGGAGCAAACAGTTCAACACTGCCCTTGACTGTTATAACAGAGCAATTGGGCTGGAGCCTGATGAAACTTTCTACTACATTAACAGAGGTGCACTCCAGAGTGAGATGATTGATTTTATATCCTCAATTGAGAGCAATGTACAGGTCCTTACATTGGATAACTCATCAGCAACTAGGGCAAAAGTTCAGGATCAGGCAACAAGAAGTTACGATTATACCCCTGCAATACACGATATGAAGAAGGCGGCAGCCCTCTCACCAGGATTTCCTTACATCTATTATAATCTTGGAAATCTCTATTGTATGTCAAGCGACATCCCTGAATCCATAGTCCAGTATACAAAAGCTATTGAACTATACCCCGGTTTTGGAGAGGCATACTATAACAGAGGTTTAGTTCTTATTTATTTAAGAGATAAGGAGAAAGGCTGTATTGATCTGAGCAAAGCCGGCGAGCTAGGCGTCAAAGAGGCCTATCCGGTAATATCAAAATATTGTGTTAAAGAGCAACAGTAA
- a CDS encoding DUF4293 domain-containing protein codes for MIQRIQTLFLLGAAALLSSLFFVTIAKSQVESVKLIQIMPLLVFNAITTAIALVSIFLYKKRVIQMRLTLLNAIILIGYQAWIVYLFIVRPEGSAFTTPAVFPIVAAILSWMAFRYIARDEAMVRAADRLRK; via the coding sequence ATGATACAAAGAATACAGACACTATTTCTTCTTGGTGCAGCGGCTCTGCTCTCTTCACTCTTTTTCGTAACAATAGCCAAATCTCAGGTGGAGTCAGTTAAACTTATTCAGATTATGCCGCTACTTGTATTCAATGCAATAACAACAGCTATTGCTCTTGTATCAATATTCCTCTATAAAAAGAGAGTTATTCAAATGAGACTAACTCTGCTTAACGCAATTATTTTAATTGGATATCAGGCCTGGATTGTCTACCTCTTCATTGTAAGGCCGGAAGGCTCGGCATTTACTACACCGGCAGTATTTCCAATAGTTGCTGCTATTCTCTCATGGATGGCATTCAGATACATAGCAAGAGATGAAGCTATGGTAAGAGCTGCAGACAGACTGAGAAAATAG
- a CDS encoding nucleoside phosphorylase: MNQIPSSELIINSDGSVFHLHIRPEELADTVILVGDPGRVELVASYFESREFSRASREFVTVTGRYNGKRITVLSTGIGTDNIDIVVNELDALANIDFETRTPKKEHKRLRILRIGTSGAIQPDIPLGSFVLSHISVGCDGLLNWYQSRDSISDLDMERAFMEHTSWPDNLPHPYFANASDSIISLLEDVTIKGVTISASGFYGPQGRVLRLPLAMPDMVHKFETFNYKGNKITNFEMEGSAIAGLSGLLGHDAATVCCIIANRHLHESQPDYKPYVKRLIETALERLAK, translated from the coding sequence ATGAATCAAATACCATCGTCTGAACTAATAATAAATAGTGACGGATCTGTATTTCATCTTCACATAAGGCCTGAAGAGCTGGCAGATACAGTAATTCTTGTAGGCGATCCCGGAAGAGTAGAGCTGGTTGCATCATACTTTGAATCGAGGGAATTTTCCAGGGCATCAAGAGAGTTTGTTACAGTAACAGGAAGGTATAACGGAAAGAGAATTACAGTTCTCTCAACCGGAATTGGTACTGATAATATTGATATTGTCGTTAATGAGCTGGATGCGCTCGCAAATATTGATTTTGAAACCAGAACTCCTAAAAAAGAGCACAAAAGATTGAGGATTCTCAGAATAGGCACCTCTGGTGCAATTCAACCTGATATTCCACTTGGATCATTTGTCCTTTCACATATATCTGTAGGGTGTGATGGCCTTCTAAACTGGTATCAATCAAGAGATTCAATATCAGATCTGGATATGGAAAGAGCCTTTATGGAGCATACTTCATGGCCTGATAATCTTCCCCATCCATATTTTGCAAATGCATCAGATTCTATTATCTCTCTTCTTGAGGATGTAACAATAAAGGGGGTGACAATTTCCGCATCAGGGTTTTATGGCCCTCAGGGCAGGGTTTTAAGGCTCCCTCTTGCAATGCCTGATATGGTCCATAAATTTGAAACCTTTAATTACAAGGGTAATAAAATTACCAATTTTGAGATGGAGGGTTCTGCAATAGCCGGACTATCAGGACTACTTGGTCATGACGCAGCAACTGTATGCTGTATAATAGCAAACAGGCACCTTCATGAAAGCCAGCCTGACTATAAACCATATGTAAAGAGGCTTATTGAAACAGCACTGGAAAGGTTAGCGAAATGA
- a CDS encoding transglutaminase family protein has translation MIKESLLVSLLTLLDDSDQSVKVAAWDKLLELGDTAAEEMEQLLPELSANFDKGYLDSLLLELKLEIVLRRLKNYLDNPDPLLLDGLLLVSNALDLNLDKVKYLTIVQDIADEILLEISDNRTAIENMEIFNYIFFRRIGFKHEDDTVTIKENALITKVLESKKGNIFTIPICYFILARQSGLPVYPVIAGKSFTPAYLNSDDKPIFYINIYKNGIIFSKELTEPENPSRVGVDKALVSIYADHLNYLFKSINDKESSDIMERVLECFGNLRYIN, from the coding sequence ATGATAAAAGAATCTCTTCTGGTATCACTTTTAACACTTCTGGACGACTCGGACCAGAGCGTTAAGGTGGCCGCCTGGGATAAATTACTGGAGTTGGGTGATACAGCTGCAGAAGAGATGGAGCAACTACTCCCGGAACTAAGCGCTAATTTTGACAAGGGTTATCTTGATTCTCTTTTATTAGAGCTAAAGTTAGAGATTGTTCTCAGGAGGTTAAAGAACTATCTTGATAATCCCGACCCTCTTTTGCTGGACGGCCTTCTCCTTGTATCAAATGCACTTGATCTCAATCTTGATAAAGTAAAGTATCTTACTATTGTACAGGATATTGCAGATGAAATTCTTCTTGAAATTAGCGATAACAGAACTGCAATTGAGAATATGGAGATATTTAACTATATATTCTTCAGGAGGATTGGATTCAAGCACGAGGATGATACAGTAACCATTAAAGAGAATGCTTTAATTACAAAAGTACTTGAGAGTAAGAAGGGGAATATTTTTACAATTCCAATTTGTTATTTTATTCTTGCACGACAATCAGGCTTACCGGTGTACCCTGTAATAGCCGGAAAATCATTTACTCCTGCCTATCTCAACAGTGATGATAAGCCAATTTTTTATATAAACATATATAAAAACGGCATTATATTTTCTAAAGAGTTAACTGAGCCGGAAAATCCATCGAGAGTGGGAGTTGATAAGGCTTTGGTATCAATATATGCAGACCATTTGAACTATCTTTTTAAGTCAATAAATGACAAAGAGAGCTCAGATATTATGGAGAGAGTTTTAGAATGCTTTGGTAATTTGAGGTATATAAACTGA
- a CDS encoding ABC transporter permease, producing the protein MNYLLVTNIINILKINLFIAKSLNAGGKDNLPGKRNSLIAALSIAVSMVVMIVAISISDGFSKEIGDKVTGFTGNLVVKVPGEEPTNNIYPLTVTDAKIDSLSRLAGVNLVQGIAYSSGVVKYNDQIEGVMIKGVSKNYNWSFVKNHLTDQSLTLWRDSLGSEEIVISVRLAAKLNLKIGERPFFYFIGESIKVRRFSVAGIFDARLEEVDKGLIFCNIENTRGVLGWDNNQYSSLEILANGKIIKEEVEKMFNDADVASPDELFPHLFDWLTLLDFNVMIVIILMMVVAGFNMISGLLIILFEKISMIGLLKSLGMRDSSIHKIFLYRAISIVLKGIIAGNLFALGLLLIQKVFKVISLDPDNYFVTHIPVDINFLKILILDLAALAVITVILYIPSSFISGMEPDKSLRQK; encoded by the coding sequence ATGAATTACTTACTTGTAACAAATATAATCAATATTTTGAAAATAAACCTTTTTATAGCAAAATCTTTGAACGCAGGGGGGAAAGATAATCTTCCCGGAAAGAGAAATTCACTTATTGCAGCTTTATCAATTGCTGTAAGTATGGTAGTGATGATTGTCGCTATCTCAATATCAGATGGGTTTTCAAAGGAGATTGGAGATAAGGTTACAGGATTTACCGGAAATTTAGTGGTTAAAGTTCCGGGTGAAGAGCCCACAAATAATATTTATCCGCTTACCGTAACCGATGCTAAAATAGATTCTTTGAGCCGGTTAGCCGGGGTAAATCTTGTTCAGGGGATTGCATACTCTTCTGGTGTGGTCAAGTATAATGACCAGATTGAGGGAGTTATGATAAAAGGTGTGTCAAAAAATTATAACTGGAGTTTTGTAAAAAATCATCTGACTGACCAAAGTTTAACTTTATGGAGAGATTCTCTTGGTTCAGAAGAGATTGTGATTTCTGTAAGGTTGGCTGCCAAGCTTAATCTAAAAATAGGAGAGAGGCCTTTCTTTTACTTTATTGGAGAGAGTATTAAAGTTAGAAGATTTAGTGTTGCCGGTATTTTTGACGCAAGACTTGAAGAGGTTGATAAAGGATTGATATTTTGTAATATTGAAAATACAAGAGGTGTGCTTGGTTGGGATAATAATCAATACAGTTCACTGGAGATTCTTGCTAACGGTAAAATTATTAAAGAGGAGGTTGAAAAAATGTTTAATGATGCCGATGTTGCATCACCTGATGAACTTTTCCCCCATCTCTTTGACTGGCTCACTCTTCTTGATTTTAATGTAATGATTGTGATTATCCTGATGATGGTAGTTGCAGGATTTAATATGATCTCAGGATTGCTTATTATTCTTTTCGAGAAGATATCAATGATTGGGCTGCTAAAATCTCTGGGTATGAGGGATTCTTCAATACACAAAATATTTCTTTACAGGGCAATATCAATTGTATTGAAGGGAATTATCGCCGGTAATCTCTTTGCCCTGGGTCTTCTTTTAATACAAAAAGTATTCAAAGTAATATCCCTTGACCCTGATAATTACTTTGTGACACATATACCTGTTGATATTAATTTTCTTAAGATTCTGATACTTGATTTAGCTGCTCTTGCAGTTATAACAGTGATACTCTATATACCATCTTCATTCATTTCAGGGATGGAGCCAGATAAGAGTCTCAGGCAGAAGTAA
- a CDS encoding transglycosylase SLT domain-containing protein, whose product MGRIIRFIAVILFLGLLLIIAGNRNIREESSSSFFLEGDTLCVRIAVDGGIYIKQGHPTGFHHDLLKKFSLSQRCHLRLKPQDKSNMWEELMDGRTDILVIQAETEIIPEEYSDNLISSVDVNEAGHAWVVNKSNIQLLQQLNYWLTFFKQSKDYSALVSRYLRPYRRNAYALTSPTNHLSPYDDIIKKYSKTIGWDWRLLASLIFQESKFSMNTSSVRGAHGLMQIKNATARQFGIDDIFDPEQNVKAGTMLIKRLQKLYYSPEIDSINKIKLVLAAYNAGEGRVDDIRRVAEHLGENQNDWESLKGVIPQMRKRENLPANILRLGQFKGTETIRFVDEILERYSTYSVLVKK is encoded by the coding sequence ATGGGAAGAATCATACGATTCATTGCAGTAATACTTTTTCTTGGGTTATTATTAATTATTGCGGGAAACAGAAATATAAGAGAAGAGAGTTCCTCTTCCTTCTTTCTTGAAGGCGACACTCTATGTGTTCGAATTGCTGTTGATGGTGGTATTTATATCAAGCAGGGACATCCTACAGGTTTTCACCACGATCTTTTAAAAAAATTCTCCCTTTCTCAAAGATGTCATTTAAGGCTTAAACCACAGGATAAATCAAATATGTGGGAGGAGCTTATGGATGGCAGAACTGATATACTGGTAATTCAGGCAGAGACAGAGATTATTCCTGAAGAGTACTCAGACAATCTAATCTCCAGTGTTGATGTTAATGAGGCAGGACACGCCTGGGTAGTAAACAAAAGCAATATACAGCTTCTTCAGCAATTGAACTACTGGCTTACCTTTTTCAAACAGAGCAAAGATTACTCTGCCCTTGTCTCCAGATACCTGAGACCCTACAGACGGAATGCTTATGCCCTAACCTCTCCAACAAACCACCTCTCCCCATACGATGATATTATAAAAAAATATTCAAAAACCATTGGCTGGGACTGGAGATTACTTGCTTCACTGATTTTTCAGGAGAGTAAGTTCTCTATGAACACAAGCTCAGTGAGAGGTGCTCATGGTCTTATGCAGATTAAGAATGCTACTGCAAGGCAATTTGGAATTGATGATATATTTGACCCTGAACAAAATGTAAAGGCCGGCACAATGTTAATTAAAAGGCTGCAAAAACTTTATTATTCACCTGAAATTGATTCTATTAACAAAATTAAACTTGTTCTTGCTGCCTACAATGCCGGAGAGGGACGAGTTGATGATATCAGAAGAGTGGCAGAGCATCTTGGTGAAAATCAAAATGACTGGGAGTCTCTTAAGGGTGTTATTCCTCAAATGCGTAAAAGGGAGAATCTTCCTGCGAATATTCTAAGGTTGGGTCAATTCAAAGGAACTGAGACAATCCGTTTTGTTGATGAAATTCTTGAAAGATACAGCACATACTCTGTACTGGTTAAAAAATAA